The following DNA comes from Maylandia zebra isolate NMK-2024a linkage group LG6, Mzebra_GT3a, whole genome shotgun sequence.
TTTGAAGATAACTGTCCTGGTCCTGTTCGTAGTCCTTGCTCTGTCAGATTAAAATGGAGGCtctgttcttcattttcttGTTGCTTTACCAACTGATGATGGCTTTCTTTCATAACTCAGGGTGAGCACGCACAGAGTGTATTGAACTGCAATCAGCTGTTGTGCAACTGGAAACTCTGAGCATCCCGTCTCAGAGTTAATCAGCTCAGAGGTTATGGCTAGACTCTCCCTGCAGGACTTAATTATATGGGCTCAGTGTTGGCCTACATGTGTGAACATCAATCATGCGAGCCAGAATCGATCACAGCAGTCGTACTGTCCACCATCTGCGTGGCCCCGGGCTCACAGCGTGCACAGATACGCCGAGGTTTGGGGAATCActcaaatacaattttattaaGTCACCTGACCCCATTCCTCTGCAGCCGTAAGCAGCAGAGCGTGATATTACCACAGAGCGATTCAGACAGCCCAGCAGGGCCTGACAAGTGGGTACTGCTGTCAGAAGTCCATGTGAGCACACTGTCTTTGCAGCAGCGGTGCAGTGGCTTCATTATTTCAGTGATGATAGTTTGAGTAGACACCATCTCGAAAGTTAAACTTAAAGCTTCTGTTATGATCGACCCTGATGCTACAAGAGCCACCAGTGACAGCATTTCTTTTTTAGTGCCTTTACAGGCTTATTTTACTCTGCAGGCTTCAGGATGGGCTGGTGGGAaaagacaagacaaaaaaacactCAGTGTGATCTGACTGAAGATCATCAAATCCAAATAAAgagaacaaaatgaaaagtgATTAAAAGGAGGGGGAAAGATTAAATAAAAGCCATCAGCCACTTGTAGACCTGATCTGCAAAATTATTGGTAAGATCTCACTTCACGTACTGAACACAGATTTAATGGTGACTGGTGTTCTTCCTGGTGGCTGGGAGCGTTGCTGTCACCCCGGCGGGCGGGCGGGTGGTGTGGACACGCAAGTTTGTCAATACAATAACTCGAGAATGAGGCAATGTAAAActttcaaattgataccatgGGTGCATCTATTAAATATCGAGTTCAAATCCCAGCGACTTTGACttgaaggtcagaggtcaacgtttctgaaaatcaccttttcttttcaaatttgTACAATAAACATATCATATGTGCATCTGCTAGGAGACGGCGGGCTAGCACTGGTGGCTGCCTGTAATACAGACGTTAAAGTTTGTCTGTATTGTATTATTCCCCTCATCTGAATACAGCAGCTTCCTGTCTTTCTGAATTCTGTTGCTTAAAACGACCCAAGAAAGTGGAACTATGCTCCGTGAAGATGAATCCCGACCCTGAATTTTCAGTAATATCTCTGTTGTTTCATTATTTCTCTATTATATTCTTTTTCCAGGTTTGGATCTCAACAATGAAGAGTTCTTTGAGGATGTTCCCTCGCTCCAGCCTACTTCCAACCAGAACTATGTCCCAGATGCGGTGTTGCCGCCCGGAGACCCGTGGCTCCACAGCGGCCCCTCCCGGGCGGCGCTGTCTCTGCCTTCCTGCCTGTGCCTCTGTGGGGACCTCGGGTCTGGACTATCTGCTTCTGGATCTTTGGGCGAGGAGCAGAATGGGGAGATGAAGGTGTACGCCAAGTGCCACCTTCAGCAGGGTGTCATGTTTGGACCCTTTGTAGGAGAAGTGTGCAAGGGACAGATGCCGGCCAACCTCAAATATGCCTGGGCTGTGAGTAAAACGAACGATCACTTTTGTTCATACAGCATCGTGTAGACAGTTTTTggatgtttagtttttttgttataAATTATAAGCCGTGTTGATTTAAGAGGCCGTATGGACAGATTCCAGCATAGCCTCAGCTCTTAATCAACAATGGTTTCTGTAAATTACATAACGGGAAGTAAAATGGGAAATTGATCAGCGAATTGGACCCCATATCAGTCTGTTGCAGTCTGAAAACTGAGAGGGAAAGCAAAGTATTTTGCTTTAAATAAAGCAAATATTTTGTTGTCTTTAAATAAAGAATTACaagatataattttattttgatagaAGTTGTTCTTCTAGCAGAATGACTGggaagaaaaccaacaacaatgACAAAAGCTGTGTGTAAAGAATCcctttttgtgctttaaaaGTTTAATCTTTGGGTTGTTTCCTATTGGCCATATGTTAACACAAAGATgggctttttgtgtttttagatcAGAGACGATGCTGCTTTTATCTACGTGGACGCTTCTGATGAAAACAAATCGAACTGGATGAGGTGGGCAGTTTTTATGGTTCCTTTTGCTTATTTTTTATCTTCTGATGTAGTTGCAGACTTCACGCATTTGTTGTGTGTTTCAGGTATGTCAGATATACCAGCAGTGAGGAAGAGCACAACCTGGACGTTTTCCAGTTTTACCGTCGTATCTACTACAGGGTTTCCCAGCCCATCTCAGAGGGAGCAGAGCTCCGGGTCTGGATCGGCAAGGATTATGCCACCCTTCTGGGTCTGGGGATGGGTGAGCTCTGTCCcagtttttaatgcagtacagACTGAAAGGTAGCTCTGTAAAGGTGCCTGATACATTTGTCTTTGTCGGTGATGTACAGGTGACAACGTGAAATGTGAAGTTGGAGACAAGGAGACGGCTCTGCGCCTCCTGCAGGACATTCAGTTGGTCACCCTCCCGGAGCCGAGCAGCACTTCCTTTTGGTCAGatcacagccaatcacagagcccCATGCCTGTCATAAGCGACGTGACGACGATGTCGAACTCAGACGCCGTCAGCGACCCAGGCAGCATGATCACTGGCTCCTCCTTCGTCTCCACCTCTGTCATCTCCTTCCCGTCTCCTCACACGATAGAAAAGTATGATTTTCTGCCTGGAACTGAGAAACTGCTGAGCAACCCCAACGCCATCCAGAACAGCCCGTGGTACTTCTTTGGACTCGAGCCCGACCCCACCGGTCGGCCTCTGGACCGAAACACGGCTGTGTGCAAGCTGTGCATGGAGCACGTGAGCTGTGCGGGAGGAGTGCCAGATCTCCAAAACCACCTGACCAACAAACACCACTTCAAGCTGAAAGACAAGGACCGGAGTCTCACACTGGGTAACTCTCTACTTCCTGTTTGCAATGCACAGTGCCAGAAGTTATTAGGTTAAAAGAAAGAGTAAGTGATGCAGAATCTCTGGGGGAAATTTCATTAATAAACATCCCAAAGTTATTAAAGCATTTAGTTATGGGGATTCATCATCTTGGACAGATGAATGGGTGTATTAAATCATGTCCTTATCTATTTTGTAGGGATTGTATTTTGACCACACTTTGACTTGATCCCACCTAAATCAGTGGGATTCATAGAAAAGATTATTTTCCTCAACGTATTTTGTTATTGTGCAAAATCTGTGAGTTAGAAAACTGTTGCTTTTATCAAATATGCAGTTGCAGTTACTTAACTCTTGTTTGTTATAGAACAGAAAGGAATTTAATTCTGTTTTAATTTCCTATTTAAAAGCTGCTTTTTCACAAAAACAGGTCAACAACGCTCTCAGCCGCTCACACTTACCAGCGGTCTCATCAGCACTCTCCCCTTGGTTCTGTCCACTCAAGTGACCGATGCTATCGTCAACTTTCTTATCGTGGACCTCCAGCCGCCATCTCTTGTGGAAGGCGAAGGCTTCAGAAAGCTGATTCTCACACTGCTGCCTAATTACAAGGAGCTGCCGTTGTCCTGTCAGCTCGAGAGTCTGCTGACGGACCACCACGCCCGAGGCAAGGCGAGCCTGGCTCGGCTGCTCAGGAGGAAAAGTGAGAGCGGAGAGAGCGAGGAGGTTAAGGACTACACTGCTCCCATTGAGTTCGAGCACAGGAGACGTGGGCGAGCTTCCAGCAGTCAGAAGGAAGTTCCTTACTTTGTGACATTGAGCGCAGAGGTTTGGCTCCACAACTGGCAGGGAAACACTGAGAGGTACCTCACGCTCTGGGCGCACTACGTAGACAGTAGCTTTAGCTTTCAGAACATTGCTTTGGCGACCCAGCGGCTGACAGAGAGCGGGGGGGAAGAGCACGCCGTCCGAACGGTGGAGGCCCAGGTGAAGGTGATGGCGCACGAGTGGGGAATCTCCCAGCCTAATCTGATGTTGCTGGGAGGTGAGATAAGGAACAAGATGAGGACACAGCCAGTAAAGAGCAAGAAGGGGGCAGAGGTTGCAGGAAGCGCCTCCCATCCGAACTCAACAACGTTCCTAGAGAGGGAAGACTCTGTGTCGCCCGGGGAGCCGGAGCATGCTGACAGTAGTGAAGGACTTCCGTCTGTTCCTTGTTTTTTCAGAGCCGTGCAAGACTGTGtggaggaagtgatgtcacatccCGTCATCTCCAAAACTCTCAGCCAGTTCCAGGGTTTTCTCTCCACCCTGTTCTTACCAGTTGCTCAGAACAAATGCTCATACCAGCCTCATACCCAGAACCTCCTCAAAAGTCTGACGAAACAGGAGCGTGCCAGACTTGCGTCGTGGGCACACAGCCAGCCAACCTGGAATAACCTTTACACTTTACTGAGCATGCTCATCAGACACAAAAGCCtcttttgctgtgtaattaaagaaataaaaggcgAGGGTTTGTCCAAAGAAGATTGCGCTTCAGAGTCCAGTTCAAGTGGCAGCTCCCACGCCAATTCCACCTCCAACACATCCTCTACGGGTGTAACGTCTTTGCGCTCTGAATGGAAGGTTCTGGAGGAGCTCTGCTCGGTCCTCAAACCTCTGGACGTGGCGTGCCGGACTCTCGCCAAGGAGGCGTTCCCCCGACTGTCCCTCATCAAACCTATCCTCACCGGCTTGCTCTCACGGCACCTCGTGTCCCGGCCGTGCGATTCGTCGTCCATCTTGAAGGAGGTAAAGAGGATGATGAGGCGGAGCCTGGCACACTGTTATGACAGCCCTGCTGTGAACAGAGTCCTGAGCATGGCGTGCTCCCTCGACCCCCAGTTCCACGGACTGGGCTTCATGGAGGAGAAGGTGAGTCGGAAAGCTGGCACGCAGGGAAAAGAGTGCCTTAAAACAGCTATAGCACTCTCTACAAATCAAATCAAGATGGCTAATTTTGATATTCAATGAGACATTTAGCAGGCACGTTGTATAGCAGTGTATCGACTGCCAACTTccaatttgtttttatgtctaacatgttttccttttattattaaattgacTTTAATAAACAGGATTTACCAAAAagttaaagataaaataaaaaagtggaAGCAAACAAATCTGTCCACACAAAGGTCTTTCACTTCTTTGGATTTGGAGTTGGATAGCTAGAGGGTTTCAGGGTGGAGTCACAGTTGATCTCTAACACAACACATTTTCACATTATGATAAGTTTCTGATACAACAGAGAGGTTtacattcttgttttttttttatttgtggttTCTGGTGTTTTCTAGGACCGGACGGAGACTTTTGATTGGCTGAAGAAAGAGGCTGTGAGGATTGCAAAGGAGGACAAGAAGCGGAGTCGAGGTAAGAAGAACAGCGAGAGGAAGAGAAGCCCCTCCCCCGGGTCACCAGAGTCAGAGAGCGACTTCTTGCGCAGGAGTAAACGCCTCAAAGAGTCCCGCCCAATCAACTTCAGAGAGCTTTTCGATGAAGATGATGAGAGCGACGTGGAGGACAGCGAGCCAGGAGACCCGGGCTCTCAGGGTGGGCTGTCAGGTATGGAGTTTCTGCTGGGAGACCTGTTCTGCTCCGCCCCCAGGAGCAGACAGAGCTCTGTGGAGGAGTCTATCGATATGGAGATGTCTGTCTTCAGAGCTGACAAAGGGGCCTCGTTGGGCGTGGAGCCCCTGCAGTGGTGGAGGACGAAGACGGTGCAGTTCCCACTGCTGGCCACAGTGGCACGGGCCTACCTGGCTGCCCCCGCGGTGGTGGGAAACGGCGCGCAGAACTTTgtggaggaaggaggaggagccaCGTACAGAAAGAGATCAAATATTCCTCCAGAAAGTTTGGATGCAATCCTCTTTCTGCATCACAACCACTTGCTCACAACTGAGAGTGGGCAAACGGCAGCTCGGAGCGACGACAAGATGCCATAAAGGTGCAAAGTTAAACATCCCCAGCTGTGCCATTACAACTTCGCAAACAGAAACCAAAGCCCTAGCAcaacaattaaaaacacatgATCAACAGGTTGGCGCACACTCAACGGCGCGCTCATTAGAAAGAGTTTTTATTTTCAGGTGTGTCGTTTGCGAGGCTGAAACATCCGTCTCTGCCGTCCAACACTTCCTGTACTGAAAGCTATACACAACACTATGCATGCAGCAGATTTAAGGAGGCTCCCATTAGGCTCATTTTTAGcattatcattttattatatgATTCTGCTGAAGCAAGTTTACATGCTTTAATTTTTCCAGCATATTTTTACCCAAAGCTGTTTGAGAAGAGCCATCCTGTTTCACGTTACGAAGAAATTGCTGCATTTCAGCACAGTCGGCTCACGAGTTAATCCTCAATATTttccatcaatgtattttcctacagcacacacacaaaaaaatctagATTCATTCTGAACTCTATCAACTACTTTTAAACCTGAAGTCCAAAGAGTGCGATTTTTGAtgattttcacttttatttacttgGAGATCAAAGATTTTTGGACTGTTTTACTACTGATTTACTTTCAACTTTATAGTTTCTATGATTTAGCTTGTAGCATCCAGTGCCTTACCTCATTTATATAGTACTGTTCCACAGTAGATTAGAAGCACATTAACCCTAACAGTAGATATCACTATACTAACTGTAGGTCTGCTATGGGCTCAGCATTAGTACCATGTTTACTTCAGACTGCTGCGTTCTTCAGTCTTTGCATATTCACATCAATGCTGAGTAACTGTTGTAGCCCTAACTGttcaataaatatatatgtaaaacGTTGCTGTTTGTGCAGTTCATTACTTTCACCATAAGTTGTATAAATGTATAGTAAAAACAAGCTCTGTATTGCATACTGGGGTTTCTTATGCCGTTAGGTCCATACCTTTTTGAACAATGAGGCAATTTTTGAGGAAGCTAAAGATTCTGTTACCCGCTTTAGTTTCTGCTTGTTCGTAGGtctttcatttttgtgtttgaTCCATTAAAAGTTACAGAAATACAGTGGTCCaagaaatgaaaggaaaacttTAAATATATGTCAGATCTCTATGTGGGAAAAACCTGTCTTCTCTTACATGCTCTTGAGGGACTCATCAAAGCTTCAGGCAATGGCACATATTGATGTGTCATCCAGGAGTGActggactacctgtgcaacctctgtagAGTCTAGGTGTCACCTCATGCTACAAATAATGACACTAACCTTTGCCAAATGCAAAATTAGTGcaaacagtcagaaaagatgTGGAGGGAAATTTTTTAGTTTCCATCCCTGTTTTGGCCGTTGTGTCATTGTTGGCCCTGCAGTGCACCTGTTGTTAATGTCAtgaacaccaaagcagctgaactTGATCAACACCATCCTCTGGTACTTGACCAGATCAATATTACAGAAATTGACCTGTGATTAATGGAAACGTTGGTTTCCATTAAATCAATTTGTGgttttatatatctatatctatatatatgtgtgtatatatatatatatatatatatacatgtgtgtgtgtgtgtgtgtatatatatatatatatatatatatatatatgtgtatatatatatatgtgtgtgtgtatatatatatatatatatatatatatatatatatgtatatatatatatatatatatatgtatatatatatatatatatatatatatatatatatgtatatatgtatatatgtatatatgtatatatatatatatatatatatatatatatatatatatatatatatatacatgtatatgtatatatatatatatatatatatatatatatatatatacatgtatatgtatatatatatatatatatatatatatatatatatatacatgtatatgtatatatatatatat
Coding sequences within:
- the LOC101478254 gene encoding uncharacterized protein LOC101478254; translation: MDLISKPRSKSIVWLYFGLKADEKGRPLNTGEAVCRLCRKIVLAKGGNTTNLRSHLKRRHRADFFETTSSATSGALLDTQGLDLNNEEFFEDVPSLQPTSNQNYVPDAVLPPGDPWLHSGPSRAALSLPSCLCLCGDLGSGLSASGSLGEEQNGEMKVYAKCHLQQGVMFGPFVGEVCKGQMPANLKYAWAIRDDAAFIYVDASDENKSNWMRYVRYTSSEEEHNLDVFQFYRRIYYRVSQPISEGAELRVWIGKDYATLLGLGMGDNVKCEVGDKETALRLLQDIQLVTLPEPSSTSFWSDHSQSQSPMPVISDVTTMSNSDAVSDPGSMITGSSFVSTSVISFPSPHTIEKYDFLPGTEKLLSNPNAIQNSPWYFFGLEPDPTGRPLDRNTAVCKLCMEHVSCAGGVPDLQNHLTNKHHFKLKDKDRSLTLGQQRSQPLTLTSGLISTLPLVLSTQVTDAIVNFLIVDLQPPSLVEGEGFRKLILTLLPNYKELPLSCQLESLLTDHHARGKASLARLLRRKSESGESEEVKDYTAPIEFEHRRRGRASSSQKEVPYFVTLSAEVWLHNWQGNTERYLTLWAHYVDSSFSFQNIALATQRLTESGGEEHAVRTVEAQVKVMAHEWGISQPNLMLLGGEIRNKMRTQPVKSKKGAEVAGSASHPNSTTFLEREDSVSPGEPEHADSSEGLPSVPCFFRAVQDCVEEVMSHPVISKTLSQFQGFLSTLFLPVAQNKCSYQPHTQNLLKSLTKQERARLASWAHSQPTWNNLYTLLSMLIRHKSLFCCVIKEIKGEGLSKEDCASESSSSGSSHANSTSNTSSTGVTSLRSEWKVLEELCSVLKPLDVACRTLAKEAFPRLSLIKPILTGLLSRHLVSRPCDSSSILKEVKRMMRRSLAHCYDSPAVNRVLSMACSLDPQFHGLGFMEEKDRTETFDWLKKEAVRIAKEDKKRSRGKKNSERKRSPSPGSPESESDFLRRSKRLKESRPINFRELFDEDDESDVEDSEPGDPGSQGGLSGMEFLLGDLFCSAPRSRQSSVEESIDMEMSVFRADKGASLGVEPLQWWRTKTVQFPLLATVARAYLAAPAVVGNGAQNFVEEGGGATYRKRSNIPPESLDAILFLHHNHLLTTESGQTAARSDDKMP